The following are encoded together in the Triticum dicoccoides isolate Atlit2015 ecotype Zavitan chromosome 6B, WEW_v2.0, whole genome shotgun sequence genome:
- the LOC119319998 gene encoding uncharacterized protein LOC119319998: MASLALRPIMPATAAAASTTTSLRRSHRGSPTMLRRRVTRRQPVTCMAESSGGGNSTVELAAGAAGLASCATVAWSLYTLKATGCGLPPGPGGSLGAAEGVSYLVVAGLVGWSLTTKVRTGSGLPAGPYGLLGAAEGVAYLTVVAIAAVFGLQFFQQGSLPGPLPSEQCFG; this comes from the coding sequence ATGGCGTCGTTAGCCCTCAGGCCCATCATGCCAGCAACCGCGGCGGCCGCTTCCACGACCACATCTCTCCGCCGCTCCCACCGCGGCAGCCCCACCATGCTCCGGCGCCGCGTGACCCGCCGGCAACCAGTCACGTGCATGGCCGAGAGCAGCGGCGGGGGCAACAGCACCGTGGAGCTGGCCGCCGGGGCGGCCGGGCTGGCGTCGTGCGCGACGGTGGCGTGGTCCCTCTACACCCTCAAGGCGACGGGCTGCGGGCTGCCCCCGGGCCCCGGCGGCTCGCTGGGCGCGGCGGAGGGCGTCAGCTACCTCGTGGTGGCGGGCCTCGTCGGCTGGTCGCTCACCACCAAGGTGCGCACCGGGTCGGGCCTCCCGGCCGGGCCCTACGGCCTGCTCGGCGCCGCCGAGGGCGTCGCGTACCTCACCGTCGTCGCCATCGCCGCCGTGTTCGGGCTGCAGTTCTTCCAGCAGGGGTCGCTCCCGGGCCCGTTGCCGTCGGAGCAGTGCTTTGGCTAA